The DNA sequence GTCGGCCAACGCATTTCCATACTTTGGCGCGCTGTTCTCCCCGCCAAGGACCTGCGCGACCACCAACGCCGTCTTGCCGTCCCTGCTGATCAAGCTCTCGGCCTGCGGCGAAGCGTCCCAGGGGGACAAGACCGCGGCGATGTGCGGGGAATCCCGCACGGTGCGCACGAGGTTCGCGCCCGCCGCCGCCGCTGCCGGGTCCCGGACATCACCGGGGACACGGACCACGAGCATCAGGTCCATATCGCCTTGACCGAACTTTTCGGTGAGCAGCTTCATTCCACGCGCGGAGGAAGAATGCGGGTCTTGGAAGCCGGCGGCACCGAGATGTTCGGCAACGTTGGCGCCGAACCCCGCGACGAGCATGGTCAACAAGACAACGCCGAGTAGCACCCGCTTGGGCGCTCTGATAATCACGCGGGACAGCGCGGTAAGCACATGCAAGATCGTATCCGTCCGCGCCGCGGGGATTCACACCTCAGAAATCAGGTGGCCTCGCACTGCCGTCGGGTCGGGGGCGCTGGGAGACGAGGGTTTCGTGCATTCCGGGGTACCGCCGTTGTCAGACCACGCATAGGGTTGCCGTATGCCTCGTTACTACCGCGACCAGCAAGCGTGGAAAGACCTCCAGATGTTCCTTCCCGAGCGGCTACGCCTCGACGAGTCGACGGTGCCGCAGGAGGAGTTCTGGGATTGGCACGGTAACCAGGTGCACCTCGACCGGTACCCCAACCCCGCGGCAGCGGTGAAGGTGGTACTGCTGCACGGCGTCGGCACCAACGGCCGTCAGATGTCGCTCATTCTCGGTGCACCGTTGGCGCGCAGGGGCTTCGAGACCGTCGCGATCGACAACCTCGGCTACGGGCTTACCGATGTGGCACCGGGGGCGGTACCGGGATACGGCGACTGGGTGGACCTGGTGGTCGACTATCTGGAGTATGAGCGGCGCCGCGATGTGCGACCCATCGTGCTGTACGGGCTCAGTGCCGGCGGCATGCTCGCCTACCACGTAGCGGCCAAGGCGCCGCGCGATACGGTACGCGGAATCATCGGCATGACGTTCCTGGATCAGCGGGTGCGTGAGGTGGCCGATGGCACCGCCCACGACCTGCTGACCGCACGCGTCGGCGTGCCCTTCCTGCGACTCGCGGCCAAGACACCGGCCCGGCGAGTCCGCTACCCCATGTGGTTGGCATCGAAGATGAGCACACTCGCGAATAACCGCGCGGCGATGAAGGTCTTCATGAAGGACCGCACGTCCGCGGCCAACTGGGTCAGCGTGAAGTTCCTGGCCGACTACATGAGCTACGCCCCCGCCGTCGAGCCCGCCGATTTCGACGTGTGCCCCATCATCCTCACCCAGCCTGACGAGGACCGATGGACACCCTACGAGTTCAGCCGGCCGGTACTCGACCTCATCACCAAGGTGCCGGTGACGGTGGTACCGCTGGAGCGCACCGGCCATTACCCGCTGGAAGATCCGGGACTGAAGCAATTGGAAGATGCGGCGGCCGGATTCATCCGCGCTGTCGCAGGCTGACCGCTTCGGTCAACCTTCGGGCAAACTTGACGCATGACCGAAGCCCGACGTGCCGTGCTGGTTCTCTCATTGGTCGCAACCAGCCTGTTGACCTTCCTGCTCGGCGTCACGGATCCCGCGGCACCGATGTTCTACCCCACCCGCTTCCTGATCTGGAATCTGTTCCTGGCCTGGCTGCCGGTCTTCGCCGCGCTGGCGTTTTCGACTGTCCGGCATAAGTTTTGGCTCATCCCGATCGGGTTGGTGTGGCTTGCCTTCTTACCCAACGCACCGTATCTCGTCACCGACCTGGTGCACCTGATCGACGGCATCGCGTTCTGGCGTCATGTGCTGCAATACGGCGTCGCCGCCTGGACCGGAATCATCCTGGGCGTCGTGTCGCTGCGGTTGGTACACCGGCGAATTCAGCGCGACTTCGGCGTGGTCACCGGGTGGATCGTCGTGGTCATCTCCGTTGGCCTGTGCGCCGTGGGAGTGGTGATCGGACGCTTCCAGCGCTGGAACTCCTGGGACCTGATCCACCGGCCGGGCGCCGTCGCCGCGAGCACCCTGGAGTGGGTGAGCTCTCCGTTCTCCTTTGTGGCTCACACCGGTGTGGCAGCGGCCGTCGCCGCGTTCTTCGGGCTGGCATATCTGACCGTGTGGTCGCTATCGCCCCCCGATGATCGACTGTCGCGAGCAGACGTCAAGTACCAGCAAAACAACGCAATTCAGGGTATTTAGCGCACCCGCAACATCCCTACCGTGCCAGAGCGCCGACGCGTTCGGCCAGCTCGGCCACCGGAAGCCGGCCATCCAATTCCACCGTGGCACTCCGGCGCAGCAGCGGCTCCACTTCTTCGGTGTACCGCGCGATCGCGGCCCGCTCGGTGTCTGTCCGGCCGT is a window from the Mycobacteroides salmoniphilum genome containing:
- a CDS encoding alpha/beta fold hydrolase, encoding MPRYYRDQQAWKDLQMFLPERLRLDESTVPQEEFWDWHGNQVHLDRYPNPAAAVKVVLLHGVGTNGRQMSLILGAPLARRGFETVAIDNLGYGLTDVAPGAVPGYGDWVDLVVDYLEYERRRDVRPIVLYGLSAGGMLAYHVAAKAPRDTVRGIIGMTFLDQRVREVADGTAHDLLTARVGVPFLRLAAKTPARRVRYPMWLASKMSTLANNRAAMKVFMKDRTSAANWVSVKFLADYMSYAPAVEPADFDVCPIILTQPDEDRWTPYEFSRPVLDLITKVPVTVVPLERTGHYPLEDPGLKQLEDAAAGFIRAVAG
- a CDS encoding DUF1361 domain-containing protein is translated as MTEARRAVLVLSLVATSLLTFLLGVTDPAAPMFYPTRFLIWNLFLAWLPVFAALAFSTVRHKFWLIPIGLVWLAFLPNAPYLVTDLVHLIDGIAFWRHVLQYGVAAWTGIILGVVSLRLVHRRIQRDFGVVTGWIVVVISVGLCAVGVVIGRFQRWNSWDLIHRPGAVAASTLEWVSSPFSFVAHTGVAAAVAAFFGLAYLTVWSLSPPDDRLSRADVKYQQNNAIQGI